One genomic window of Phalacrocorax aristotelis chromosome 23, bGulAri2.1, whole genome shotgun sequence includes the following:
- the ERBB2 gene encoding receptor tyrosine-protein kinase erbB-2 → MIPAGGCLCAGLLLAALCPAAAAEVCTGTDMKLLRPSSPESHYETLRHLYQGCQVVQGNLELTYLPPNADTTFLKDIKEVQGYVLIAENQVSHLELQSLRIIRGTQLFQERYALAVVGNAGPTGTPGLRQLGMRHLTEILKGGVRIEGNPQLCFQETILWSDIFHRHNEFREETWVESTRTRSCPDCQALCAEGHCWGEGPQDCQTLTNSICHGCPRCKGTKPTDCCHEQCAAGCTGPKHSDCLACLNFNRSGICELHCPPLVIYNSDTFESVPNRDGRYTFGASCVSQCPYNYLATEVGSCTLVCPQNSQEVTVNNVQKCEKCSKPCPEVCYGLGVDFLKGVRAVNASNIQHFAGCTKIFGSLAFLPETFAGDPSTNTPPLDPKLLQIFESLEELTGFLYIAAWPPGWQDLGVFQNLRVIRGRVLHNGAYSLTLQNLTVQALGLRALQEVSSGMVLIHHNPQLCFLQKVPWGSIFRNPRQHLFQTHNKPPEQCESEGLVCFHLCAHGHCWGPGPTQCVTCERFLRGQECVASCNLLDGAIREHANGTRCLPCHPECQPQNGTETCFGSEADQCVACAHYKDGQQCVRRCPSGVKSDTSFVPIWKYPDEDGVCQLCPTNCTHSCTIRDEDGCPVDQKPSQVTSIIAGVVGALLVVVLLLITVVCVKRRRQQERKHTMRRLLQETELVEPLTPSGALPNQAQMRILKETELKKVKVLGSGAFGTVYKGIWIPDGESVKIPVAIKVLRENTSPKANKEILDEAYVMAGVGSPYVSRLLGICLTSTVQLVTQLMPYGCLLDYVRENKDRIGSQDLLNWCVQIAKGMSYLEEVRLVHRDLAARNVLVKSPNHVKITDFGLARLLDIDETEYHADGGKVPIKWMALESILRRRFTHQSDVWSYGVTVWELMTFGAKPYDGIPAREIPDLLEKGERLPQPPICTIDVYMIMVKCWMIDSECRPKFRELVTEFSRMARDPQRFVVIQNDMVGLPGSIDSTFYRALLEEEDMDDLVDAEEYLVPHQGFFSAETSTTYRSRISSTRSTAETPADVEEGGGLAAFPFPPQGLAEGPEGPVPEVLEGDGGAKVALQSPAVREPGTLPRYSEDPTGLAAEENEGLDPEGFTAPAPRTTMPEYVNQAEERPSPPRHPHAPPSPPDKPKGHQGKNGLIKEAKHSFPGPFGHAVENPEYLAPPGPPAPFSQAFDNPYYWNQDPPKAGGPKGGPGPTPTAENPEYLGLAGPDNAAA, encoded by the exons ATGATCCCCGCCGGGGGCTGCCTCTGCGCCGGGCTGCTGCTCGCCGCCCtctgccccgccgccgccgccgaaG TGTGCACGGGGACCGACATGAAGCTGCTGCGTCCCTCCAGCCCTGAGAGCCACTACGAGACCCTGAGGCACCTCTACCAGGGCTGCCAGGTGGTGCAGGGCAACCTGGAGCTCACCTACCTGCCCCCCAACGCTGACACCACCTTCCTCAAG GACATCAAGGAGGTGCAGGGCTACGTGCTGATCGCGGAGAACCAAGTGAGCCATCTGGAGCTGCAGAGCCTGCGCATCATCCGGGGGACGCAGCTCTTCCAGGAGCGTTACGCCCTGGCCGTGGTGGGCAATGCCGGCCCCACCGGCACGCCGGGGCTGCGCCAGCTCGGCATGCGGCACCTCACAG AGATCCTGAAGGGAGGGGTGCGCATCGAGGGGaacccccagctctgcttccaggAGACCATCCTCTGGTCTGACATCTTCCACCGGCACAATGAGTTCCGTGAAGAGACCTGGGTGGAAAGCACCCGCACCCGCAGCT GTCCCGATTGCCAGGCGCTGTGTGCCGAGGGGCACTGCTGGGGCGAGGGGCCGCAGGACTGCCAGACGC TGACCAACAGCATCTGCCACGGGTGCCCGCGCTGCAAGGGCACGAAGCCGACCGACTGCTGCCACGAGCAGTGCGCCGCCGGCTGCACCGGCCCCAAGCACTCCGACTGCCTG gcGTGCCTGAACTTCAACCGGAGTGGGATCTGCGAGCTGCACTGTCCCCCCCTCGTCATCTACAACTCGGACACCTTCGAGTCGGTGCCCAACCGTGACGGGCGCTACACCTTCGGCGCCAGCTGCGTCAGCCAGTGTCCCT ATAACTACCTCGCGACGGAGGTGGGGTCGTGCACCCTCGTGTGCCCCCAGAACAGCCAGGAGGTCACTGTCAACAACGTCCAGAAGTGCGAGAAGTGCAGCAAGCCCTGCCCGGAGG TGTGCTACGGGCTGGGAGTGGATTTTCTCAAGGGCGTCCGTGCCGTGAACGCCTCCAACATCCAGCACTTTGCTGGCTGCACCAAGATCTTCGGCAGCCTCGCCTTCCTGCCCGAGACCTTCGCCGG GGACCCCAGCACCAACACGCCGCCCCTGGACCCCAAACTGCTGCAGATCTTTGAGAGTCTGGAGGAGCTGACGG GCTTCCTCTACATCGCTGCCTGGCCGCCCGGCTGGCAGGACCTGGGTGTCTTCCAAAACCTGCGGGTCATCCGGGGCCGCGTGCTGCACAA CGGCGCCTACTCGCTGACGCTGCAGAACCTGACGGTGCAGGCGCTGGGGCTCCGCGCTCTGCAGGAGGTCAGCAGCGGGATGGTGCTCATCCACCACaacccccagctctgcttccttcAGAAGGTGCCCTGGGGCAGCATCTTCCGCAACCCCCGCCAGCACCTCTTCCAGACCCACAACAAGCCCCCCGAGCAGTGCG AGAGCGAAGGGCTGGTCTGCTTCCACCTCTGCGCCCACGGGCACTGCTGGGGTCCCGGCCCGACCCAGTGCGTCACCTGCGAGCGGTTCCTGCGCGGCCAGGAGTGCGTCGCCTCCTGCAACCTCCTGGATGG AGCCATCCGGGAGCACGCCAACGGGACACGGTGCCTCCCCTGCCACCCCGAGTGCCAGCCCCAGAACGGCACCGAGACCTGCTTCGGATCg GAGGCGGACCAGTGTGTGGCTTGCGCCCACTACAAGGACGGGCAGCAGTGCGTGCGGCGCTGCCCCAGCGGTGTGAAGTCGGACACCTCCTTCGTGCCCATCTGGAAGTACCCAGACGAAGACGGCgtctgccagctctgccccaccAACTGCACCCACTC GTGCACGATCCGGGACGAGGACGGCTGCCCTGTGGACCAGAAGCCAAG CCAGGTGACATCCATCATTGCTGGCGTTGTGGGGGCTCTGCTGGTCGTCGTCCTCCTGCTCATCACCGTCGTCTGCGTCAAGCGCCGGCGGCAGCAGGAGCGGAAGCACACCATGCGGCGCCTGCTGCAGGAGACCGAG CTGGTGGAGCCCCTGACGCCCAGCGGAGCCCTCCCCAACCAGGCCCAGATGCGGATCCTCAAGGAGACGGAGCTTAAAAAAGTGAAAGTCTTGGGCTCTGGTGCTTTCGGCACTGTTTATAAg GGCATCTGGATCCCCGACGGGGAGAGCGTGAAGATCCCGGTGGCCATCAAGGTCTTGCGGGAGAACACCTCGCCCAAAGCCAACAAGGAGATCCTGGAT GAGGCCTACGTGATGGCGGGGGTGGGCAGCCCCTACGTGTCCCGGCTGCTGGGCATCTGCCTGACCTCCACGGTGCAGCTGGTGACGCAGCTGATGCCCTACGGCTGCCTCCTGGACTACGTGCGGGAGAACAAGGACCGCATCGGCTCGCAGGACCTCCTCAACTGGTGTGTGCAGATCGCCAAG GGGATGAGTTACCTGGAGGAGGTGCGGCTGGTGCACCGGGACCTGGCCGCTCGCAACGTCCTTGTCAAGAGCCCCAACCACGTCAAGATCACTGACTTCGGGCTGGCCCGGCTGCTCGACATTGATGAGACCGAGTACCACGCTGATGGTGGCAAG GTCCCCATCAAGTGGATGGCGCTGGAGTCCATCCTCCGCCGGCGCTTCACACACCAGAGCGATGTCTGGAGCTATG gTGTCACCGTGTGGGAGCTGATGACCTTCGGGGCGAAGCCCTACGATGGGATCCCCGCCCGGGAGATCCCCGATCTGCTGGAGAAGGGCGAGAGGCTGCCGCAGCCGCCCATCTGCACCATCGACGTCTACATGATCATGGTGAAAT gctggaTGATCGACTCCGAGTGCCGGCCCAAGTTTCGGGAGCTGGTCACCGAATTCTCCCGCATGGCCCGGGACCCCCAGCGCTTTGTGGTCATCCAG AACGACATGGTCGGGCTGCCTGGCTCCATCGACAGCACCTTCTACCGAGCCCTGCTTGAGGAGGAGGACATGGACGACCTGGTGGACGCTGAGGAGTATCTGGTCCCTCACCAGGGCTTCTTCAGCGCCGAGACCTCCACCACCTACCGCAGCCGCATATCCTCCACACGG AGCACAGCGGAGACCCCGGCTGACGTGGAGGAGGGTGGGGGCTTGgctgccttccccttccccccccaggGCCTGGCGGAGGGGCCAGAGGGCCCCGTGCCGGAGGTGCTGGAGGGGGATGGTGGGGCCAAGGTGGCCCTGCAGAGTCCAGCAGTGCGGGAGCCCGGCACCCTGCCGCGGTACAGCGAGGACCCCACCGGGCTGGCGGCCGAGGAGAACGAGGGCCTGGACCCCGAGGGCTTCACTGCACCAGCCCCCCGCACAACCATGCCAG AGTATGTGAACCAGGCTGAGGAGCGGCCGTCCCCGCCCCGGCACCCCCACGCACCCCCGTCCCCGCCGGACAAGCCCAAGGGGCACCAGGGGAAGAATGGGCTCATCAAGGAAGCTAAGCACTCCTTCCCGGGGCCCTTCGGCCATGCCGTGGAGAACCCCGAGTACCTGGCGCCCCCCGGCCCACCTGCCCCCTTCAGCCAGGCCTTCGACAACCCCTACTACTGGAACCAGGACCCTCCCAAGGCCGGCGGCCCCAAGGGTGGCCCCGGCCCGACGCCGACGGCCGAGAACCCTGAGTACCTCGGCCTGGCTGGCCCCGACAATGCAGCTGCATAG
- the MIEN1 gene encoding migration and invasion enhancer 1, translating to MPPPAPSHHCPCHVPVPALAVPPVARRGPPGAGERTGAARPERRVTWRKPEAAGPAAMSGGSEAAVAAAAGADADAEAERRVHIVVEYCEPCGFEPTYQELASAVKEEYPDIEIESRLGGTGAFEIEINGQLVFSKLENGGFPYEKDLIEAIRRARNGEPLEKITNSRPPCVIL from the exons ATGCCACCACCAGCTCCATCCCATCACTGTCCCTGCCACGTCCCCGTCCCTGCCCTGGCTGTTCCACCG gtggcgcggcgcggcccgccGGGAGCAGGCGAGAGGACTGGTGCCGCCCGGCCAGAGCGCCGCGTCACGTGGCGGAAGCCGGAAGCGGCGGGACCGGCAGCGATGAGCGGCGGGTCCgaggcggcggtggcggcggcggccggggctgATGCTGATGCCGAGGCCGAGCGGCGGGTCCACATCGTGGTGGAGTATTG TGAGCCCTGTGGCTTTGAGCCCACATACCAGGAGCTGGCGAGCGCTGTGAAGGAGGAGTACCCCGACATTGAGATTGAGTCCAGGCTGGGGGGCACAG GTGCCTTTGAGATTGAGATCAACGGGCAGCTGGTCTTCTCCAAGCTGGAGAACGGAGGCTTTCCCTATGAGAAGGAC CTAATCGAAGCGATTCGCAGAGCAAGGAATGGGGAACCGCTGGAGAAAATCACCAACAGCCGCCCCCCCTGCGTCATCCTGTAG